GCTGCCCCTTGTCGAAAGGCTTGGACATGTATTCGTCGGCTTCGGTGTGGTGCCGTTTCAATGGTTCTATCACGCTTTCCTTGACCGTCATCAGCATGTATTTCATCCCGTCCAGGCTGCGGTGGTCCCGCACCCATTCCAAAAGCTGCAGGCCGTCCATGTTGGGCATCACCAGGTCGGCTATCACCAGGTCCGGTTTCTGGTCTTCTATCAGTTTAAGGGCCTGGCTG
The bacterium DNA segment above includes these coding regions:
- a CDS encoding response regulator, which encodes MKKILIVDDEAVLAETAALLLNRHGYQVLWASDGSQALKLIEDQKPDLVIADLVMPNMDGLQLLEWVRDHRSLDGMKYMLMTVKESVIEPLKRHHTEADEYMSKPFDKGQLLEKVKNLIGEP